The Spirochaetae bacterium HGW-Spirochaetae-1 DNA segment AGCCTTGTCATCAACCTTAAGAAAAAGGGCCTTGTCGTCATCATAGGCTGCGGGCATCAGACCATAGAGCGCATACTGGACCGCGTTGCGTCAGTTTTCGATGAAAAGGTATATGCCATCATCGGCGGGCTGCACCTTCCCGTAAACGGCGGTAGAATTAAACTGGGTCCCCTCGATATACAAAATATGGTAGGCTCCGACCGGGTTCCCTGGAAGGGCGTCACGGAAGACGATGTAGCCGGCGCCATCAGGGCCGTTGAAAAAGCCGCTCCTTCATTCATATCTCTCTCTCCCCATGACAGTTCCGACTGGGCCATTGAACAGTTCAGAAAGGCCTTCGGCGACAGGTATCACGACCTGAAAGTGGGGACGAAACTGAAACCCGGCTCCCGTGTTAAAGAAAAGACCCGAATCTGATATAAACCGTTTATTCACTTGAAAAAAAAAGGCCTATTGTCATAAATGCCAGTAATACTGGCCCATGATGTCAGTTGTAAAAAATGATCCTGAAACCGCTGTCAGACAAGTTCATACACTCGGAAGAATTCCGCAGCATGAATATCTCAGCAGCCCCCTTCTCAATCGAGGGGATTGCCCCGTCGTCCTATCCCCTGATCATAGCCTCCCTGTTCCACTCTGTGCCCGGACAGTACCTGGTAGTCGCCGATACCACCCAGAAAATGCATGATCTCTTCCTGGACCTGGGCTGTTTCATCCCGGAACAGTCGCTATACCAGCTGCCGCCCTGGGAAACGCTCCCCTATGAATTTGTTTCCCCGCCGGAAAAAGTGGAACGGGACCGGATAACAGCCCTGTACCGCATGATAGGAGGCAAACCTTCTGTTTTTGTCACCACCATGGAATCCCTTTTAAGGAGAATCCCCCACCGTGACTTCTTCATTAAAAAGGGGCTGTCCCTGAGCATTAACGAAGAGTATCCCTTTGACGACCTGGTAGAAACCCTTGTCTCCTATGGATACACGCGCGAGCCCAGGGTCGAATCATTCGGCCAGTTCTCCATAAAGGGCGGCATCATTGACATCTTTCTTCCTGCCTTCGATAATCCCGTAAGGCTCGATTTTTTCGATGATGCCCTGGAGTCCATCCGGGAATTCGACGCCGTTTCACAGATTTCCAGCGGCAGGCTGGAAAGCATCACCCTCTATCCCCGCAGGGAACTTGTCCTGTTCAGCAGGGAAAAGGAAAAGCTCCTGGCCCGTCTGAAAAAAGCCGGAGATGAAGGATATGAGCTCACCGACGAGATCAGGTCACAGGTTGAGCAGGGAAGCATCGACAGAATAAGCGGTATTGAAGACCTGTTCCCCCTGGCCCTGGAGAGCGATGTGCTGCTGTCATACCTCAACGACAGCGCCCGGATAATCTTTCTCGACACGGCCGAACTCGCGGCAAAACGGAACCTCCTGGAAAGGACCTTCAACGAACTCTATGCGAAAAGACGGGAAAAATTTTTCTGCCTCCCGCCCGTGGAACTTATCAGCGTCAGCGCCTACGAGGAAGCTGCGGCGCGGGCCATCACCCTCCAGACCTTCACGGCCACGCCGGGAGCCCTGAACTGGAGGCTCCGGAGCATTCCCAATTTTCACGGCAAGATAAAATTGCTCCGCGAAGAACTGGACCGCCGTATTGAAGACGGCTGGGACATTATCATCACCACGGGCTTCGAGGGACAGGCCCGCAGGCTCCATGATCTTCTCGCATCCTACGGTCCCGATGATGATTTTGACAGCGTCTCGGAAAATCACGCCATGAATATAATCATATCCCCCTGTCACGAGGGGATAGAGGTTCCGGGAATAAAAACGCTTCTGCTCTCGGACCACGACGTTTTCGGGAAAAGCTACCGCAAGAAAAAGCAATTCAAGAAAAAAAGTTCCCGCCCCATTGAATCATTCCTGGACCTCAGGGAAGAAGACTACGTGGTCCACATCAATCACGGCATCGGTATTTTTCGGGGAATCGAGCGGATGGCCGCCGGCGGCGTTGAAAGGGATTTCCTCCTCATTGAATACGCCGACGGCGACAAACTGTATGTTTCCCTGGACCAGATAACCATGGTGCAGAAGTACATCGGTTTTGAGGGGCGCAGGCCGCGCATTGACGCCCTGGGGAAAAAGTCCGCCTGGAACCGGATCAAGGACAAGGTCCGGGAATCCGTGGCGGAAATCGCCAGGGAACTCATTGAAATTTATTCCCAGAGAAGCGCCCTCAAGGGATTTCAATACCCGCCCGATACCCTGTGGCAGGAAGAATTCGAATCGCTCTTCGAATACGAGGAGACCCCGGACCAGATAACGGCCATTGAAGATGTCAAGGATGACATGGAGAGTGCACGGCCCATGGACCGTCTCATATGCGGCGATGTGGGTTTCGGTAAAACCGAAGTGGCCATCAGGGCATCCTTTAAAGCCGTCATGGCTGGACGGCAGGTGGCAATACTGGTGCCGACCACGGTTCTGGCCATGCAGCATTTCAATACCTTCAAACGCCGCTTTGCCGACTACCCCATATCAATCGACATGGTCTCCCGGTTCAGGTCACGAACACAGATTCTCCAGAGCAAAGACCGCCTGGCCCGCGGCGAGATAGACATCATCATCGGCACCCACGCCCTGGTCACGGGCCACATAAACTTTAAAAACCTGGGACTTCTCATCATCGACGAAGAACAGAAGTTCGGCGTGCGCCACAAGGAGCAGCTTAAAAAAATGCGCGCCATGGTGGACGTACTCACGCTCTCTGCAACGCCCATTCCCCGCACACTCCACATGTCACTGGCGGGAATCCGCGACTTGTCAACCATCGCCACCCCGCCGGAAAACCGGCAGGCCATTGAAACCTATGTCATGGAGGACAATCCCGACATACTGAGAATGGCCATACTGAACGAAGTGGAACGCGACGGCCAGGTCTTCTATGTGCATAACAGGGTGCAGACTATTGACGGCCAGGCGGAGATGCTCCAGAAAATTGTCCCGGGCGTTTCCATCGGCGTGGCCCATGGCCAGATGCATGAACACGAGCTGGAAGAAATCATGATCGATTTCCTTAACAAGAAATACGACGTCCTGGTAAGCACCACCATCATAGAATCGGGCCTGGACATGCCCAACGTAAACACCATCATCATAAACCGCGCCGATACCCTGGGACTCTCGCAGCTGTACCAGCTCAAGGGCCGCGTAGGCCGGTCCATCCGGCAATCCTACGCGTACCTGTTCTATCCCCGCCATTTCACCCTCACCGAAGAGGCCCAGAAACGACTGCAGGTTATCGCCGAATATTCCGAACTGGGAAGCGGTCTGAAGATAGCCATGAAGGACCTGGAAATCCGCGGCGCGGGGAACATCCTGGGAAGAGAACAGTCGGGCAGTATCATGGAAGTGGGCTTTGAGCTCTACTGCCAGATGCTTGATGATGCGGTACGGCGCCTGAAGGGCGAAAAGCCCTCAACGATATATCGCACGCCGGTCTTCATTAAGACGGACTTTTTCATACCCGACACCTATATGGCCGACCAGCGCCAGAAAATCGAATTTTACAAACGATTCGAATCCTGCGAAAACATGGATGAGGTGGAACAGCTGAAAAATGAACTCACGGACCGTTTTGGCCCCCCTCCCCCGGAGGTCAATATCCTCATTGAACTGGAGGAAATCAGAACGCTGGCGTCGCAGTTGTTCATTGACGAGATACTGGAGCATTCCCATGCGATAAAAATAAGGATATCGGGCCAGTCCGCCATAAACATGGAAAAGCTGGTCCGGCAGATAGCCGAGGATGACCGGCTTTCCATGGACCCCCGTGACAATGTTACCCTTGTCTTTGTTCCCCATGCCATGGAGACAGAAAAAAAGCTTTCAGAGCTAAAAAAATGGTTGCAACAAATATCTTAACCTGTAGTGTCTTGCTCAGTTTCGTGAAAGTCATGAGAATACGGCATTCCATCCTCTGACTTCTTCTTGAATAACAACATAAACAACAAAATCAACAACATACTGTTGCATAAACTCTATACAGGAAAGGAATTATTGTATGAAATCAAAAAAAATCTATCTTCTGTCAATTTTTCTTATGGCTGTTACGGCATTCTCATGCAGTCAATTCGGGTCTAAAAACTGGGCGGTAAAAATAGACGATGACACTATCTCCATGGAGGAATTTGAACGTTTTTACTATACACAGAACAAGCTTCTCCTCAAT contains these protein-coding regions:
- the mfd gene encoding transcription-repair coupling factor, giving the protein MILKPLSDKFIHSEEFRSMNISAAPFSIEGIAPSSYPLIIASLFHSVPGQYLVVADTTQKMHDLFLDLGCFIPEQSLYQLPPWETLPYEFVSPPEKVERDRITALYRMIGGKPSVFVTTMESLLRRIPHRDFFIKKGLSLSINEEYPFDDLVETLVSYGYTREPRVESFGQFSIKGGIIDIFLPAFDNPVRLDFFDDALESIREFDAVSQISSGRLESITLYPRRELVLFSREKEKLLARLKKAGDEGYELTDEIRSQVEQGSIDRISGIEDLFPLALESDVLLSYLNDSARIIFLDTAELAAKRNLLERTFNELYAKRREKFFCLPPVELISVSAYEEAAARAITLQTFTATPGALNWRLRSIPNFHGKIKLLREELDRRIEDGWDIIITTGFEGQARRLHDLLASYGPDDDFDSVSENHAMNIIISPCHEGIEVPGIKTLLLSDHDVFGKSYRKKKQFKKKSSRPIESFLDLREEDYVVHINHGIGIFRGIERMAAGGVERDFLLIEYADGDKLYVSLDQITMVQKYIGFEGRRPRIDALGKKSAWNRIKDKVRESVAEIARELIEIYSQRSALKGFQYPPDTLWQEEFESLFEYEETPDQITAIEDVKDDMESARPMDRLICGDVGFGKTEVAIRASFKAVMAGRQVAILVPTTVLAMQHFNTFKRRFADYPISIDMVSRFRSRTQILQSKDRLARGEIDIIIGTHALVTGHINFKNLGLLIIDEEQKFGVRHKEQLKKMRAMVDVLTLSATPIPRTLHMSLAGIRDLSTIATPPENRQAIETYVMEDNPDILRMAILNEVERDGQVFYVHNRVQTIDGQAEMLQKIVPGVSIGVAHGQMHEHELEEIMIDFLNKKYDVLVSTTIIESGLDMPNVNTIIINRADTLGLSQLYQLKGRVGRSIRQSYAYLFYPRHFTLTEEAQKRLQVIAEYSELGSGLKIAMKDLEIRGAGNILGREQSGSIMEVGFELYCQMLDDAVRRLKGEKPSTIYRTPVFIKTDFFIPDTYMADQRQKIEFYKRFESCENMDEVEQLKNELTDRFGPPPPEVNILIELEEIRTLASQLFIDEILEHSHAIKIRISGQSAINMEKLVRQIAEDDRLSMDPRDNVTLVFVPHAMETEKKLSELKKWLQQIS